Sequence from the Chloroflexota bacterium genome:
AGGATTCCTTGTCCAACCTCAGATACGATAAGGTGCGTCTCGATCTTCTTGTCCTGTAGGATAGTGAGCAGAGTCTTGCCGTAGACTGCCCCGCTAGCTCCGGAGATGGCCACAATGAGTCTTTTTCTCTCAGGTTTGCTGGTCATTCCCTCGCCTCGCTGCTTGGCCTCAAACCGTTAATGGTTTCTGCCAAGGTACTTTTCCAATCCACGGGAATATCCTCCCTGTGGGCTGGGTTATGCCTAGCCATCACAATTAGATAAGAAGGGCAAAGGACTTGTCTTCCCTTTTGCGGTGCTCGCCCCAGGAATATGGGGCGAGCACCCGAGTGGTGGTGAAACTACTTCACCTCGACAACTGCACCCGCTGCTTCAAGTTTGCTCTTCAGCGTCTCAGCCTCTTGCTTGTTCACGCCCTCCTTCACTGGTTTGGGTGCAGCCTCCACGAGATCCTTGGCTTCTTTCAGCCCCAGGGCGGGATTTATTTCCCGCACCGCTTTAATCACGTTGATCTTATTGGGCCCGATCTCCTTGAGGATGACAGTGAATTCTACTTGTTCCTCTACTGGGGGAGCCGTGGGGGCCGCAGCGGCCGCGGGCCCCACTGTGGCTGCGGCTGTAGCCACAGGAGCAGCGGTCACCCCAAACCTTTGTTCCAGTGCCTTCACCAATTCGGAGAGCTCAAGGACGGTCATCTGCTCGATGGCCTGGATTACTTCTTCCTTAGTCATATGTTGTTACCTCCCTCTGTGGCGCCAATGGCGCCATTATTTATCGCCATAAACTCTATGTTTGGGAATGCTCTCTATCCCCCCTTCTCCTGCGAAGCGGGAGAAGGGGGGATAGAGGCTAGGTCGAAGACTCTTTGAGGCGGAGCCCTAGCCTTCTTCAAAGGACTCCCAGAAGGGGGATTGGCCCCCTTCTGGGCTATCCCTTTTTAGCTACCAGACGAAAGCTGACTCACTCGGGCTTGAAGCACATACATCAGGCCACGTATGGTCCCGCTGAGTACGTTCACCAGCCCGGTTAATGGAGCCTGCATCCCAGCTAACACCTGAGCCAGTAACACCTCTCGTGGAGGAAGAGTGGCCAAGACCTCAACCGCGCTTGGGTCAATCACCCTGCCACCCAGTAAAGCGCCCTTGATAGTGAATGTCTTGTAATTCCGAGCACAATCCAGGAGCACCTTAGCTGGTTCAACTATATCCTTGTAGCTGAAAGCGATGGCTGTAGGCCCCATCAGCAACGTGTCCAGATCAGCCACGCCAGCCCTTTCAGCTGCAAAACGGGTCAGTGTATTTTTGGTCACTTGATACTCGACGCCTAAGCGATGGAGCTTGCGGCGCAAGTCATTCATCTCAGCTACACTCAGACCACGGTAATCTGTAAGGAATGCCG
This genomic interval carries:
- the rplL gene encoding 50S ribosomal protein L7/L12, with the protein product MTKEEVIQAIEQMTVLELSELVKALEQRFGVTAAPVATAAATVGPAAAAAPTAPPVEEQVEFTVILKEIGPNKINVIKAVREINPALGLKEAKDLVEAAPKPVKEGVNKQEAETLKSKLEAAGAVVEVK
- the rplJ gene encoding 50S ribosomal protein L10, producing MATVKKRELKSEVVKDLTEKITRSTAAFLTDYRGLSVAEMNDLRRKLHRLGVEYQVTKNTLTRFAAERAGVADLDTLLMGPTAIAFSYKDIVEPAKVLLDCARNYKTFTIKGALLGGRVIDPSAVEVLATLPPREVLLAQVLAGMQAPLTGLVNVLSGTIRGLMYVLQARVSQLSSGS